Genomic window (Hippoglossus stenolepis isolate QCI-W04-F060 chromosome 11, HSTE1.2, whole genome shotgun sequence):
GTGTCTTATCTTGGATGTCTTTTCCTTAGTAGATGTTTCTTACCTTCCAAAAAATATATGTGAGGTTGAAGTATGAGAAAGCAAATCCTGTCTGAAATACtactaaatattttattatagcCTCAGTAAAAGTCAATATCAGTGTCCAAGTTCACTGTCTTAACACCGACATATTCTACAAGAGGCTTCGGTTATATCTTGATAATATTTCCGACTCTGAGTCAAACCGCAAATTACCTATTTTTACATCTTGCCTGAGaagtaaatttaaataaaacctggGTTGCTACAAAAAGACAACACGTGAAATTAAAACCTGATGAGCTTCCTACTCTCCCTCGacactatatattatatcattCTGTTTTTCTCACACGCCAGCTTGCTGATTGCAACCTTTTGCTTATCATCCTACATATCCGAGGGACTTGTTAAAGCGTCTCTTCCATTACAGACAACACCCCCCTTCTAATCTTCCACTCACATCAGCATTGCTAATAAGCCTAACAGCTCCAGCACACTGTTTATggacacatttatttcaaatgcatCTGACTGAAAGAGGATCGTGTGGATTAGGGTTTGGATGCTTTCTGTCTAACAACTCCCTCTTGTCACTCAGATAAGCAGCTATGTgctattttaaagtattttactGAAGCCCTGAAATCAAAACGAGCataagaaggagaagaagaagaacctcAAACGAAGCAGCGAAGGTCAGAGGCTTTTTCACAGCTACGCCCGTGACAGTGTGCAAGCTTAGGGTGGATCAATGGCCATCAGGTGCATGCGATTCAAGTGCAGCACCCTCCCATGGTAAAATCCTCTTAGAGCTTCTGATAGTTCAGGTAATCTGGGAGAGGCAGTGTGTGCATACGGAagcctgtgtgtttatgtgtgtttttgtatccAGCACATGTGCCGCGTCCCCTCCCACTATGGCTGTCTTCAAATGTATCACGTGCGCCGCTGAGGGCTTCAAGTGTTCGCTGTGAGGCACGGGAggaagctgagagagagagacagagacagacgggaagagagacagagaggtagcaggacagggagggaggaaagaagggagagagagacacttaGGCCGTGTCCCAGTTCGGTCAACTGGGCCGACAAAGGCCGAACCGAGATGAAATGGTCTAGTGTCTACAGAGAATTTCAGATTTAGCTTTTTTCCTGTTCGTACCTATGCATCATTTGTTACGTTGAGCCGCTGCACTTACTGCAGGTCGACCACCCACATAACTAGCTTGTTAGCATCCGCACAGGTAAAGATCCACCCATTGGATCCTTCTTGGCTCAGGAATGGAAGGATGCATTTCTCAGCCATGTTTGAAGGGGCCTTCGGAGCGGTACAGACTCGTCAACTGCCTTGAAACGCAacctccgaaggatgcagcccctggaTGGGGACACAGCTACAGACGTGATTATTTAAAACACAGGTCAacttttacttaatttttaATATTaccagtattttgtatttttcagaaaTTGCATGACTGACATTATATTATGTCTTCTTATGTACTGCATTGTATTCTTTTCTGTGCCATGCACCAGTGAAAGATAAACTTCCATACCTGCGTTGTTGAATCTTGAATCACTTCTGCTCATTCCTTACCTAGCtgatattttgtgtgttttaacttcaatctcagtatttcctgttttattttggcatCTTTAAGCTCCTCCTTTTTTTGAGATCCTTACTTTGTGCTTTATGTAAAAAAGAATGTCCATGAATGTCTTCAAAAGACTCTATAATCATCTTTGCAAGCTGACATACAGACATTATACAGCTTTGAATATCCTGCATACCAGAGCAAAGCGGGTTTTTAGAGAGACAGTGATGGTGGCAGAAGTCAGAGATGGTCGGAGCTGGAGTCAGATGCCTGTGATGCTGGTCAACAGACAACCAAGACAATTAATATCGAGTCAATTGAGGTCAGTTATATGGGAATGATCgaagagaccaaaaacagagcaggCTGATGGGAGGCCTGACGGATGAGACTCAACAACACTCGGAAAGGCCTGATATCGAATAGGAATTGGATATTGAAtttcagagacacaaacaagatTCAGTGAGCAGGGAGGGGGAGATCACCACCCCCTCACATGTTCCCCCCCCCCGGTGCTGTTTTCATAGAAGCCGAATACTTCTCTGTGCGAGGTGAGGCCCATGATCAATAACCGCGAGAAAGTGGCCGCTCGCCTTGATCCTAATTAGTGCAGGGTTAGAGCAGATTAGCCTGCACCTGAGCCCCTATCTCAGCCTTTCTCCAACAACAACTCACTTCCAATCAGGCTTCCTAGAAATCCAGCATCAGCAAAACACAGGGATTTAGATTACAGGGAAAGACACCTCAGTTAGTGCAGAACTCTCCTTTGTTCTTCGTCTCATTGTGGGAATATCAAGCTTTTATCATACATCTTTCAAAGAGTGGTGGGGCGGGTGATTAGCGACACTAATTAGTGCTAATAATAATGGTTGTTGTGGAAAACGAGGGATTAACTACAAAACCTTTATTATCAAAGCTGAGTCCGTTAAACAGAGAGTTCAGGGAAAGGTTAGGGTGAGGAGACCATGAGGAGATTAGTGTGTGGTGGtagcactttgtgtgtgtgtgtgtgtgtgtgtgtgtgtgtgtgtgtgtgtgtgtgtgtgtgtgtgtgtgtgtgtgtgtgtgtgtgtgtgtgtgtgtgtgtgtgtgacaagcCACAGTCTCCACCCCTTCATTGTTATGAATTGAAAGttataaatagaaaatacagagaCCTGCATAAGCCTCTGCCATTCTGGTACTAGTGTATTTTAAGTTTCAATTTTCAAAATGCTACAAATTTTTGGAGGCTCATCAATTGAATTGAggattaagataaaaaaaatatacatatatatatatatatatcaatacagtttgacttaattttttttccaactgtTTTTGGaatgaaataatataacatatcAATATAACATACTTTCTGTTTTTGGGTCTGACGCTGCTTATAAAAACCTTggtaatataaaatacatttactatATCAAATGCCCTTTTAAGATccatttttcacattgaacCTGATCAAATGGGTAAATAAaggaaactgtgatttgtgGACCCAGACTGGTTcttaaaaacattgtttactATTTCTGAGATGTTTGATATCTTGTTACGGTTATTTTGAAAGGtacttttgaaataaaatattattagtattttttatttttattgttattgttattattattattattagtagtgttattattattacaattattattattatcataaataAGTGTGTTTATCAGTGTAATATTTACAGGAAGGCACTCAGACTGACCTGCTTTGGTCTGACACTTCTCCAATGAAAAAGCACATCAGTACACatgacaacatacacacacacacacacactattcccCCTGTTGCAAGTtaacgtgcacacactcacaccaatGTACATTTATCCAGCTTGCCATCGAATACCAATCTCAGGCAtttccaaacacacagactcccACTAAATTTCTCACAAagtcaatcacacacacacacacaaaaacaaacacactgacactcacattaaaaccaatatatgcctgcacacacatacacaaacgcCATCTCCCAGTTAATCTACCTCCTCattcaaagagacagagggataTTTGTAGAGCTGCCACCAATGATGATGACTCCATTAACCCAGTGACTTTTGGGTCAGACGAGGACCTTTTCCACTTTCCACtatttcattcacattcatgAATGAGCTGCAGGCGGCCTTGTTCACATCAGCTCCACAAATGACAGCATCAGACATGTGAGGTTTCTTTAAAGTGCCTCTCCATGTACTTTTTCTCCTGATGACAAATGGGACTTGGCCTTTCGTCTTCTTGAAGGGAAGCAGGGGCAAGAGAAGCGTAAATGAGGAAATCTAATCATGGCtaagataatgatgatgatgatggtgtaCATCAACAGGTGGAGATAGTTTACAGAGGACAGAAGGATTTAATTTGGGCTGTAATTGTCAAGCAGAGAAAGCGAGTGGAGCGCCGCCACAGTCGAGCCGGAATAACACTTGAGAGGAAATAGTGTTGGGTTATTTTCACAGTACATGTGCTGTCTCAACTATGTGGACCAACTGCGGCAtgtctgtggttttgtgttgcggtcctgctgctgtgtggacaAAAATGTACAAGAGTGCTGAAGCTACAACGGGCATGAAACAAATTAACCCTGAGTTATTCCCCTAAAATGCAAAAGATagattatgtgtttgtgtgtgtgtctctcacacagGTACACACTCTCCTGAGATAACTCTGTTATGACTCATTACATTATCATAACACTGTCTAATGAACATAACCTTCCTCATCTAATCCGAATGACTCCTGGCCCTCCGTCTCACTCATTTCCACGGAATGACTTAACCATGTTAGTCCAGTCAGTCAATGAAGACAAACACCTTTTAAGAGTTGGAGCTTTGTCCTCAAGGAGACATTAAGGTCCAGTCTTTCATAAATTGGGTGTTCATGGGATGATtaacagcagaggaaacaaaacatatttctgctACATGATATTTTTAATTACCTTCCTatgatatttgcattttttctgTTGATCATGACCTTCTGATCCTGATgaggtttatgttttcatctgtgtttgattATTAGTTAgctggattacgcaaaaactaagACCACAAAACTTGGGGGAAGGATGctgtatgggtcagggaagaactcattaaatgttggtgcggatCCGCATCAGGAGGCAGATCCCCGTCTTTGAAATTGCGAGATTTAACATCTTTGTTGCTTTCGCAGAGAAcagttcatggatcttgatgaaaaacatcaggcatgtttaggggcCTGATATTCATggttgtgtgtgatttggtgcagatccaaataaaaatctggatcgagtgaaattaaatgtggtttcataaggggattgttgggccttgcaataaatcaaacaagTCAATCCTTGACCTGTCACAGCTTATAACTGGAGACCAATGGTCAAATGTTGAACGGGGGGAATATTGCACTCGGCTTCAAcctaaaaaaggaaataataataaaagctcAGATGAAGTTTCTTAAGagattattttaaagaaaaaaaaacttggaagTGTATATGAGGTTGTTTTGTGTCCCTCTCTGAATGTAGTTAAATAGTGTATCGCTTTAGAAGCTACATGCTGGCCTCTACTGTTCATTTTGGGTACATACAGTGTTGTGCACTCCATCGTAGCTCAACCAAAGCAATGGGACAATGacacaaaaacagcaaatgtaCATGTAGTGTTTTAATTGTTATACTCTGTATCATTGCATTGAAAGGTTTAATAGAAGAAATCATAAACAGTTTGAGCAAAAAAGTCATCAAAAAACAGGTCATGTTGATAAATATTATATggttgatttaattttttagACAATTTCTATCAACTGTGAttgaacatatatatttttttgaaaacagaCACTAAACTGTGTAAAAAAGTATCATGGATGACCCATGACATGTAACTTTACTCATACAGAGTAGACAACACGACAACAGGAGTGAAAAGACGTTTTCCTCTTGAGCGTCTCTGTTTTGGTCAAAATCAAACTCTGCACTCGGCTACATCTCTGTAACAGTGGTTGATTTTCACTTGAGGTCTATAGCGAGCATCTTGGTCAAGGTTGTGTAAACAGTTTTGAAAGGCACTAGATTAGTTTTCGGTCTGTACAGCTGTTCATttggtggaaagagaaaaagggaatATTATCAATTGGCCCCGGGAGGAATATATCATTCAAAAGCATGATTTGAAagcacagtatatatatatatatatatatatatatatataatataacaatcCCTGACCAGCATCTCATATGTTAAGAATAACAACATCCTCTGATACCTGAGGAAATGTTTTCCTATGCAAAGAACTACATCCATAgtgcattttctttcttataTCACCCTGCATAGATTCTGCTGAACTCTAAGCAGCAAAAATCCCATTTCCAGTTAAGCGAGCTATATATTCAAGTATTAAAAAGATCCATATCAAAGTcttaaaaatgctaaattattTACAGCTCTTCCTCTACCGAGCATTAACAGCATAACGTGATTTTAAAGGCAAAGACTTGGAGGAATGCTGTGAAAGCCCACAGCTCTGGGTTGCATTAGATTATAGAGGAAGCCACAGACTGCTGTCTGTAAAGTCACTAAATGACCTCGGACTCGTGTCGTGCCAAAGCTGGAGGCAGCGTCGCTCCGCAGAGACCCTGGAAATGGTACCTGtgccacacagagaaaaacaaggagaCACTGACGGTCAGGACTTTAGGTCAACATGTAAACAGTCACTCATGTAGGTAAAAGTGCATTGGCGTGGGCGACTGATTCAAGGTTGACAAATATTTTGAAGGGGCCTGGGTTTTTCCCATGACGCCAGGAGATGGTGCTAAATATCAACATAAACATGcgtctggttttatttattatttaaacaaagtcatgatattttttgtttatccAACATGCACTTGGTTTCCTGGCCCAACTTACGTAAAGTATTCGGTTTTcggtgttgtttgtgtgttgaactCTGCCACTGGGATGCCTCTGGATGCAACCCGGGGCCCAAACATGGCTGCCGGGTAGACGATTGAAGATGTGCCCACCTACAGGTAAACCACAGAGGgcagcaacaacagcatcaACTTAAAATCTACTGTACAGTACTATTTCTGGAAAAATATTGTGTTGTATAATAATATTACACAAGAGAAGAATATGACATGTGTGCAGTGCATGTAAAAATGAGGATAACTCACCACCAGACAGAGGTCACAGATTTCCATCTCTTTTTCCACTTTGGTCAGGATGTGAGAGTCCAGGGTTTCTCCGAAGAACACCACGTTGGGCCTGAGCAGACCACGGCACCCGCTCTCTTCACACCTTGACACAGCAGCACCAAACAGACTTTAGATGATTAACTGTTCCATAACAGTCAGACAGAGCACTTCATTAATGCACCGAgttcttcatgtttcaaagttaTACCCTGTGTTCCTGCACTCTTAGTTGTTGTTTACAAAATtgtgaatttgtatttaaactcAATTCCTCGTCCATGTGCAAATCTTTGGCCATACTTCTTAGGACTGCTTTCTAGCTGAGAGGAAATTTGAAATATTCACAGTACACCAGTGCCCCCCCATGGAAGCCCTGCCTTCACTATTGGTAACACAGGACTCAAGGAGAgcataatgaaaacacatgtaaaccaaaaagaaaactaaaggCAGAAATGGAAAAGGTCATGGAAGCACAGAGCTAATTtgattttggcttcatttaatTTGTGCTCACTCTGATTTAACAAGGCAGCAACTCATTACACAGTCAGACCCAGTGGTGGGATTTGTCTGACATTGTTTAGCTCgggaaaaaatgtaatgtacCAATGCTACATATACATTATAGATATGCAATGTCATTAAATGGACTTCaaagaagaaagggaaaagaaCTTTAGAGGATTTCAGATGCACAACACTTCTTCTAACAACTACATTTATGAGCCAATGCAACAGGTGGTGAGGGAGAGCCGGGACAGAGCTGATCAGGAAGGAGCAGCAGGTCCGACAGAAGCTCACAACAGAGCAGGTGGAGGGTGGAGATGAGGGCTCATACATCTAATCCAAGAATATCAAAATAACTCGAGCAAAGTTGTTGTCTGCATGCCATTGGTTGTATTTAAAGATCCCACAAGTTATTGATTACTAAGTTAGAGTTTAATTAGATCGAATTCTCCCGTCCCCGAGATGAGAGTGAACCTCTttaaggattttttaaaaatccaggCACAGCTTGAAGCTGAGAACCAACACAAAAATCTCAGCGAGTCTGACCCCATTATTTACATCAAGTGACATGAATCCCACCTTGGCAGTTTATCCACTGGAATCTGGGCATCAGCAACATCTGGGTCAGGTGACCTGTTCATTAAGGGATCAGACACAGTGGGTTAATGCAAACACGGATCAAGCTGATGAGATTAGGCTCAAATCCTGCATGTTTATCAGCGTGTGTGAGCTGCTGCCTCTTACCCGTTGTCCTTAAGGGCAGCGCATATGGGGCTACGCTTGTTTACGGTCACATCTCCACAACTCACACAGCGTGTCTCCATGAGGCTGCCTGCAataacacacagagaacacagctGTTTCAGCATTTAGACCAGCACATGCAGACAAAGACACTCTCACGTCCAGACTATAACGTATAATCCAGACTTTTACCAGAAGACCAAATCTTTTGTTAGAAAGGCTCATTCAATTTAAAgctagaatggccctcagtagagcacatacctccgccaaggcccaacagtccctttaaattgaATCCAACCGTaccacattacacacattcatagatatctTTCTCCTAAACATGGcagatttctttcattaaaaaggaGGCAATAAAGATTTACCATGAATCTTGAGTATGTGTTTGGACCCGGCCTGTCGGTGAAGGTCATCCGTGCACTGGGTGATGACAACCACGGAGCGTCCCTGCTTCCTCAGCCGGGCCTCACACTCCGATATAGCAAGATGGGCAGCGTTGGGTTTCTTGTTCAACGCCAGCTCCCTCCTGTAGTGGTAGAACTCCCAGACCCGAGACGGCGTGCGAGAGAAGGCCTCTGGAGTGGCCAAGTCCTAAGGATGCATCAGCGTTTAATGTTTTCGGTCAAGGCTCAAAAGCTAAGAAGCAATCGAAGGTGTCATTTTCAGAGTTAAGAATTAGACAGATAACAAACAGCATTTCCCACATAATAGCCGACAGGAGGGTGAGATGGGCGGCAAGGAGTGGCTGAGGGATTTAATGAAATAAGACTTTACCTATttgaaaaagtaataaaattAGGAAATCAATATGTGGCAGTTAAAGCTGGTGTTGTGGCAATCTGCCATAAATAAATCTATGTATAGATAATGAAAGGCAGCACAGATTAAGTTTGAATACGTCAATTAAGCAGGATTGGATTAAAAATAACTGTTGATTCTTTACTAGGCGTTAATCCTGCTGCAGCCCACGACAAGAATCCAAATTATGCAACAAACACCATTTCTCTCTGtcgtggctgctgctgctcagataAATCCACTGAGCAGTTAAGATGTATTatgtaaacataaaatacacacacatttcacaccaACAACTCTGAACCACAGCTGGAAATCAGGCCCAACACAAGACTGTGacctacattaaaaaaaaaaaagacaaataaattatCCCAGAACCCTGTTTTCTTGACATTACCTGAGACTGCCATTTCCTCCACTTCTCATGCTCTCTCCTGAAGGTCGGTACTCCGCTCTCAGCACTCACACCGGCCCCTGTGATGATGACTATGTGCTTGGCTTTGGAAAAGACATCCCGGAATTCAGACATATCTgggaaaacagacaaagtaCTATAAGGCAATTGAAAACAGGTGGGTAGATTTTTGCTTGAGTAGTCCTCAAACAATATGTCCTGATAAGTGTACATACACAGCACTAAGTTTTACAATTGGTAGTtaaaaattttgaaaaatggaGTTATAGTGTTCTTGGTGCCCCTTCCACACACCTTGCATTAGTAAAATCTGTTAATGACCTGAAACGTCATTCATTACAAACTCTAGTACTTTTCATTTTACCTGAGTTGGGTCTTACTGTGTCTTTCAAAAGTCCTTGAGTCACGTGCGTGGAGCACATGCGCCGACCAAGGGCAAACAGGGCCCGAGTTTGGAGAAGCATTGTCGTTACTGTTTCAgaagaacaaagagagaaaaaaatggatTATCTCACAGCcccacattttaaatgtaacttcCTATTTCGGCAaacttattattttcttctgcaGCCTGTGGTGCAGATGTGCAGAATTAACCTTGATCCTTCAAGCTTTAATGGAGtctcttcacaaacacaaattgtgCAGCTGAGTATTGTTCAAACttagttggttggtttattGTACCACGTAGGGAAGATTCAGTTTCGCAGCactgcacattcacattcacattcagcCAACCATGCTCAAGGACAGTTCATTAATATGAAACAGTGACTGACAGTTAAGAGCTGGGTTGGCAGCGGAATATCTGGGCTTAGCCACAGTGGGCCTTGTTCCACATTATTGACCTTATACCTGTGTCCTGATGGCATCAtgttaaaacagcagctgagtgaGTTGGTGATGTCATGTGCTACTGAGGTTGCAATGCAAGTGATGGCCTTAGACTTTAGTTCAGAGAGGTCGGGTTTGGGACGACCTGTTATTTTGGCTGCAGATTCGGTTATGAATCCGGCAAAGACTACTATATTACAAAGAGAGGATGGCATGTGGTGAATTGTGATCCATAGGCCACGACCACCACTATCTGGATCTACCAGGGATGACGCGGATTCTTCCAAACTTAAAAAGGttaagaatattttatttaactggACACTCTCAAAACTTTCCAGCTCATAAGGATTAAACATTTTTCTGCAAAGCAAGCtgacatgattttttttgtgcagaCTTACAATTGATGCCACTGGACTAAATTTGATTATACGTCATGTATATCCAACTAATGTCTATAAACTGGTGGGTACATATTTGGTGTAATAATGtaaacacaaagacatacaCACAAGTAGGGCTAGGCAATATGGATTtcatcaaaatacaaaaataatatcaGTCCATATCAATAATCACAATAAATGCcttgttattatttctttttggTTTAAACACTGATTTTTGGTCCTGGGTGAAGGTTTTAAATAagtctttatgagcagagaaagacaaacagccAAACATTGAACCGTTGTTATATTGCTCTTGATAAAACTATACAGggattattgttttattacccaTCCCTAGGGAACA
Coding sequences:
- the LOC118118221 gene encoding NAD-dependent protein deacylase sirtuin-5, mitochondrial; the encoded protein is MLLQTRALFALGRRMCSTHVTQGLLKDTVRPNSDMSEFRDVFSKAKHIVIITGAGVSAESGVPTFRREHEKWRKWQSQDLATPEAFSRTPSRVWEFYHYRRELALNKKPNAAHLAISECEARLRKQGRSVVVITQCTDDLHRQAGSKHILKIHGSLMETRCVSCGDVTVNKRSPICAALKDNGSPDPDVADAQIPVDKLPRCEESGCRGLLRPNVVFFGETLDSHILTKVEKEMEICDLCLVVGTSSIVYPAAMFGPRVASRGIPVAEFNTQTTPKTEYFTYHFQGLCGATLPPALARHESEVI